The Eulemur rufifrons isolate Redbay chromosome 3, OSU_ERuf_1, whole genome shotgun sequence DNA segment gggaggcagagaaaggtTTTCCATACACAGAATAAGGCAACACGAAGGCAGAAGCAGAAATGGGAGTGGTGCGGCCACAGGCCAAGGAATGTCAGCGGCCACCACAAACCTGGGGGCGGCAAAGCGTGGATTCTCCCCTGGAGTCCGGAGAAAACGTGGCCCGGCCAACACCACCTGGATTTTAGCCCAGTGATACTCATTTAGGACTCCTCACCCCCAGAGCCATAAGATAATAAAcgtctgctgttttaagccacccacaTTGTGCTACTTGTTACAGTAGCTGCAGGAAACAAATACAGAATCACATCCTAACGTAAGGACTTCAATTGAACCTGCATTTGTTGGGCTCCTTCTACGTGACAAGCAGTGTGCCGGGCACTGGGAATGCAGAGGTGAGGAAGACCCTCCCCTGCCTCAGGAAGTTCGTGATCGTTTGCAAGACAGACCTGCAAACAGCCACGATACACCGTGAGAAGTGCCGTGAGCCCCTACCTCTCCGTGCAGTTTCAAGTGAACCTCAAACCCTGGCAAGCTGTGGAACTGTTTGCTCACTGAGAAAATGAGCCGATACAGCAGATAATCTGCGGCTGCAAACAGCACCCAGATGCAGAGATgggtgaggatggggaggaaaAACAACGCcaggtttttcctttctttaggaGTCAGCCAGAAAGACGGGATGACAACatacttcctcctttccttcttgttCAGCGGGAGGACGCAGGGCCTCTGCTGATGCCTCTCCCTTTCGTCAAACTGAACAAATTGTCTGGTGATGTAAATGTTTTCATACTTCCAACCACCAGCGCCCAAAAATCGCTTCATGAAGAGGCCAGTGCCAAGTAGGACCAGCAAAAGCCCTGTGAGGCCAAGTAGCTTCCGACCCAGCGAGGACACCACCTCTGTGGCAGTCGTCATCTGGTACAAGATATGCAGGACTTCCCCTTTGGTGTCATTTAGCTGTGCCTCCAGGACATGGCTTGGACTGAAAAGAGAGACTGCCAGGGTCTGGTTCCAAGAAACAAGGTCGTCAAATAGATTTAGTGGAGTGGCAAGGCCATAAATCCACTGAATTGcctcaatatattttttcaaaagtggAAAATGTATGGAAAAGCTCTTTGCCCTTAGATTGCAAGTCATACTGTCTAGGAGACCTTTGaagttgtgaaaaatattttccacatgtCCAAAGATCACTATCCCCGTGCCAGCTGTAATCAAAGCGTTCCTGCCCTCACGCAGGCCACAAGAGAGAAAGACGAGTAGAATGAAACATCTCGCATGCTTGGAGCAACACAGCAGGACACACATGATAATCCAGGAGGTGGTGAGCGCTGTGACCGGTGACAGAAACCAGCAGAAGGCCGCGGAGATGAGGCCCGAGGAAATGAAAGCAACACAACAACAAACTCCCCAGTGCTGGATAAAGTCCATCCATCCAGGACTTCTTGGACACACATAAGTCTCCCAAAGACTCAGGAAGACAGCAGCACCTAAGGTCCGGACACCCATGGCCCCTGTGTCcctgaaaatgaaaaggaaaccacGGTCAGAAAGTGTTTTTCAATGTCCTCTGACATTTGTAAAGGGCGTAGTGGGAGACTGATCACAAAAAATGGCCACAGTTCTTCACCTCTGTCTGTGTTCACCCCTCACAATAGGACTTTGCAGTTTCTCCCACCCAGAGGTGATAGAACCAGAATCCATCAAGGGGTGGGGTCTATTTCACCATCTCTTGCATCTGGACTGGCCTTGTGACTCAggatagaatgtggcagaaatgacAGTGACAATTCTGAGCTGTTACTCACTCCTGCATGCTCTCTTGGAAACCTACTACTGCCACGTGAACAAGTCCAGCTTCATTGcctcctattgctgctgtaacaagttaccgCAAACTTAGTGTTTTAAAGAAACACATATTTATTCCCTTGCAATTCTGCAGGTCAAATCTAAAACAGGTCCACGGTGCTGTGAtgcttctggaggctctaagggaaaattgtttccttgtcttttccagcttctataTGCTGCCTACTTTTCCTGGTTCGTGGACACTTCTTCTATCACGAAGCCAGCAATGCAGCATCTTCCCTCCTCTCTaacctctgcttccatccttccatcttctctctctgactctgattCCTGCCTCCTTCTTACCAGAACCCTTGTAAATACATTGCGCTTACCCAGATAATCTAGGATGAttatctcctcatctcaagaGCCTgaacttaatcatatctgcagAGTCCCTCTTCTGGGCATTAGGACATGAACATCTTTGGGGGGCCATCAGCAGCTTGTCACACCAGGTTGGATGGCTGGATGGTGAGAGGCACCTGGCCAGTTGATTCCACCAACTCAGCCAATGGCCACCCAACTGCCAGACATGTGAGAGAGGCCATCCTAGACCAACCAGTCCCCAGCCAGCCCACCAGATGACCACAGACACATGTATAATATATGCTGATTTAGTTTAAGCTCTAAATTCTGTACTGGTCTGTTAGGTAGGAATTGTTCATTGATAAAGGCAACCATTCAATATTATAAGCCTTAATAGCTGAACCCTAGGCTGATCCGTCAATAAACTGCATTATGTAAGACTATCCTTTAAACATCATCTATTTTCTTGTGCTCTTATTTTACAGACCAGAAAGCTTACCAAGGGCATCCAAACTTAAATGTGTCATTGAACTGAGGCCACTGTGTCTGCTCTGCTCTGTAACCATTgcttcttccctcctccacccctacCTACCCTCTGAGTACTGTTCCCTCCCAAGAATCTTAcaaggaaaataagaatatttttgtcaCTGAGTTAATCATCTCTTCTTTATTCCCAGATCTGGAATAATTAAAATGAAGGCGTTCTGAAGCTGTTATCACCCCATCAGCCATGCAGATTTAGGTCTGTGATGCACTCAGAAAGACTTAGGTTTGTGtgcaacaatataaaataaatctgataTTCTTCTCTTTTGATTGACATGAAAATATCTAAAGAGCATTATGTGTATGGAATTTTAATGATGatattgataaatttttaaatactctgaaataaattcCTTGCTCTCATCAAATAGGATGGGGCTGGGTTTATGGGGCAGCTTAATACTGTTAGAACCAGTGCATTACACAGGTCATGTGAGAGATGAATCTGGGCATTGGCTGCAGGGTGCGAACTGAGCAACATGAGGTGAGGAAATTATTCTGTTTCTGTGTTCAGGCTGGACGAAGTTAATGAAGGGCAGAAATAAGATGGAGAAATAGGCAGGTTAGGGATGAATGTGTGTAAATTTCTCCAGCAAGAATAGAGAGGACTTTCAGTTCCTGCCACTTAATCTGAATGGAAATGCTCAGACCAGAAAAGAGATATGGGGAGAACTTGAGTGCTGAAGAAGGGTCATTACCATGTGGGACTGGCCTTAGCAGAGATTCCAGATCCCACCTGCAAGGATGTTCTTACTCCATCAGGAGGAAAGGGAATCAGAATGGTAATTGAAATGGGGACCAGCAGAAGGCCgtagttctttttttcctgcaaGCTTGCTTCCTTTTGGAATCAGAGTTTGGACTGAAGGTTGGCAGTGCTCACAGGCACAGCCCCCAGGAAGACAGAGACCACGAGCCCCTGTGTTCCTGAACCTGCCCCAGCATTGCCAACCCAAGTCAGGCCTGCTTCGCtgcaggcaggtgggcagagggcaAGATGCCTGCGCCAGCTTGGGCCAGGAGCTGCTGCCTCTCCTCCCTGGTGTGTCCCTGTGCACTCACTTTGCCATCGCTTTGGATTTGAGCCCAAACCATTATTTGATTAATTGGTACACTGGTAGGTATTAACTGCCTATTATGCTGTAGGCATTTTTCATAAAGCATCTCTTCATgccaccgccccccacccccacccaaagCCTGTGGATGCTCTTGGCATTTTACAcagggaaaccgaggctctgAGTGCTTACTGAAATTTGTCAGTGATCACACAGAGTAGATGGCACAGCCGGACTCACACCTGGCTCCCCTGACTCCTGGGCAGGCCCTGTCCCCTGCACCATGCCCAATTCCGCGACAGGCCGCTCAGCTTGTCATGTTTGTCCCTGCTGGGGACACATCACACTTTCTACCAGTGAAAACCCGTTTCCACTACCTGCTCACTCTTTTTATTTCCTGCATCAAAATAGTTGTCTCTGTAAGGCTACGTCTCAAATTAGTAGATTCTTCTCTAAAGCAAATCAGAAATCCcagctgttttaattttttctaatttcctttatgaGGCACCATTTCACTTGCttcctaaaaaattaataatgtatattctggatctatttttcccttcccttGCCTTCATCCGTGTACAGTGTGTTCTTAAAACAGACATTTCTCTGAAATGAAAGAGATTTATGGACACATTAAAATTTCAACATTATGCAATAAAATCTAATATCAATTAAATAAGATATACTGCTGCAATTTTGTTCTGTAAGGGGCACATGTTTTCTTAACAAGCAACAGCTCTAATATTACCCTTCTTGTTTTTGTGCTGAAAACAGCATGTCACCAAGACACCAAAACTTTCTGCAGTGAGAAGACTGAACACATGCTCTCCTGTTTTATAGCTGAAGCCACAGAGCAGAGTTTTGGACCACAATCCTGGAGGCTTGTGTTCCAGTCTGCCCTTCAGTCACCGTCAAGTGTTCCTCATTTTCCCTAATTGAATATAAGACCCGCCTGCTCCTTCCTGGTGAAGTTTAATGTGCACCTTAACAAGCACCTTAAGACTCCCTGAAATAAGGTGCCCAGCAAAGTCAGtacatttcttgtttctttgctgccACAGAAAATGGAGAACTTCCATCCTGTGCTCATTAGGTGGAGGTTGAATGCGCAGGTTGATGGGCAGCTTAGAGACAGGAGCAGGACAGTGCCGCTCCCAGCACTGGGATGCCGTCCACGCCCCCGTCAGACATCTGCTGATTTCCTTCTTCTTGCTCCCGTGCAGGGGCGGCCATTCTGCTGATCTTTCTTCAGACATTCCCAGTTCTTTCCTTTTAGGCCAATCAGTGAATCAGAATTTTGACAAGCTGCTTGCTGGTTTCTTTCTCAAAGACTTTGTCAAGTAGATACTCAGATTCTTAAATTTTCGTTTTAGGGCAAGAAGGAATCTTATATTTGAGTACAGAATCACTGGGGAATCTTATTAAAATGTAGACTTTGATTCAGAAGGTCTAGGGTGGCATTCTAGATTTTGCATTCCTAACAAGTTCCTAGGTGCTGCTGCTCATCTGAGGATCAGACTTTGGGTGGCAAATTCCAGAATTCAGCACTGTCTGATAGAACTTTCTGTAATCATGGGCACATTTTGTATCTGCAGTGTCCAACATGGAAGGCACTAGCCACTGTGACTACCAAGCCCTCGAAATAGGGCTACTGCCActgacaaattaaattttaaattgtatttaattttaattaataattttaattcattactttaaattaaataaaatttaaattttatttaattttaaattaaatatttagtaatttaaatataaattatgattaaataaaatttaaataaatgactggAGTCTATGTATGCGATAGCACAGCTCCAGATGGTTGATTGACACCTAACTGGCTGATTTTCACAGTTGAGGAAATTAAAATCCAAACAAGCTAAGGGACTCATCACAGCCATCCTGGCATCAGCAAAGCTAAGGGTGAGACCCCAGTTTTTACCACTCAGTGACACATTTCCCATCACGTCACATCTCATCTCTGACTTTCATgagccctttttaaaaatcttgctaTGATTCCTGGGTCATGGAGTTAAAATTTCCTACACACTTGTAGTAGGCTGCTGGTGCTGCTGTAGCAGAACACCACAGGCtgagtggcttaagcaacagaaatgtatttctcatagttctggagctGGCAGTCCCAGCTCACGGTCTGGCAGGGCtgagttctggtgagggctctcttccgggcttgcagacagccgccttctttctgtgtcctcatgtggcagaaagaggagagaaggagggtgaGCTCTCTAgtgtctctcctttttttttctttttcctttccatgcTGTATTACTGTTCCTGAAGTACAAAGGCCCTTCCAACAGGTTACCTAAGACCATTTCACCCACCACTCTGTTTGACCACCAGGCTCTTTCTCTCTTCAGCAATGGTGAGGCGTTTACCTTTTCCTCTTCTGGGAAAGATGGGCTCATGACCTCgcttaaccttaattacttccttagagaCCTCATTTCCTAATGCAGCCACATTGGAGGCTGGGGCTTCCATGTATGAACTGGCAGAGGACACatacattcagtccataacaatacCTATTTTGCCTTCAGTCATCACAAAATACATAATTAGTGAATAAACTGCAGCTTGTGCCGATGTCTGAGACTTACTGAAATACTACTAATAATAGATGATAGCTGTCAACTTGTTGCTACGTGCCTGGCCACTGCTATAACATCTGACATACATGATTTCTAATCTTTATGGCAACCGCATACTTTTGTGCCTATAactttttagatgaggaaactaaggctcagagaggttaaataacttgcccaaggtcaaacaggTAAGaagtggaagagccaggattCTAACCCATGTTTAAGTGATACTGTGGGGTCAGGGTGGGCAGCTCTTCGGCACCTCTTTAACATGATCTTCAAAGAGTAGCTTCTAAGTTTGGTTGAAATGTGTTCCAAGGATCCCAATCACGCGTGCATCCTGAAATGCAGATTCAGCAATGCCAGTAGGAGCTCTCCTGCATTGTCAACCACAGCCTATGTCCCCAACTCCTCTGCCAGCACAGCCTCACTGAGCCTTCTCCAGCCGACTGTAGATCTCCTTTCACAGCCAGACGCTCACGCAGCTGTGTCGTGGCACTCATGAACACCCATGTTTTATTTAGAGACCACTATGGCCAGCATTAGACTCACCCTTGCTCATCCCTGAAACTAGGGCACCCTGGACTCAGGCCCATACTGGTCTGAGGTCTTGGCTCTCCCAGAGTCCGGGGACAAGAGGTGCATTCAGCGTTGGTCCCACCTTCTCTGTTGagcaggggtcagagtcagggctcATTCTGTGCTGGCATGTCAGAGCGGTGCAGGCAGCACTCAGCATTTCAAATGCCTGCAGGGGTCAGACAAGTACCGGAAAGAGTGAAGGAAATAAGGAGAAACAGCTGCTCCTTGGGGGAGTGGGGTGTGGGAGGATGGGCAGTGGAGCTCCAGGGGCTGAAGAGCCCACGCTCCCGGTAAGTTGCAGGGACAGCAACTCCCAATGCAGCAGACTTAGGCTCTCTATAGACCCAGTTGTCAGATTTTCTAGGTTTTTATTCAAAtcagaaatctgtatttctttGGATGACatcttctgattaaaaaaaaaaaaacagttggcTCAAATTGTTTTGAGATGCTTTGACTAGCTGATTTTGGCCACGGCTTGTCCCTTTGCCACCCTTGATCATCAGGTGATGCTCACAtagccctccctcctctctgctcagccCCTCACCTCAGACTCCCTCTTCGCCACTCCCCTAAATTATCTTTCCCCTCTCTCATCCCTTGGGACATTTTTAAATCATGCTGTAAGCCAATTTCCAGTCTCACGCATGAAGGTTTTTGCCTtgggaatatttatttttgcccaAAGATCTCTAACTTTATTTTATTCCCCTCTTTTGTGCTAATTGGATTGAgtcccttcctctgtctctccatCATTTTTTCTGGCAGCTTCTCAAAGCTTACCTCATCCCTTTAACctgtaatttctctttattttgcccCCATTATCAGTAATGTTTATTCCTGACTCAACGTCCTTGTTTCCTCAGCCAGGACAGAGTAACTGGCTTCTCACTGTCGCCAACAGCAGTATCCCAAGAGTAATTACCACTTTCATGCTTTTATCCCTAAACTGCAGTTTGCACCATCCCTCAGGTGGGAAAGCTGCAGCTGGTGTCCACAGCAGAGTGTCACCAAGGGCCCCATCTCTCTTTCACGAGGTTAGAGTAATTTTTGTATGGCTGGTCGGGAGGGAACAAGGGAAAGAACAGGGCCGGTGATGAGCAGCCCCGGTCCAAGCCCAGGGCCGTGCAGAGTCGTGCTGTCTGCAGATCAGCCTGAGCCCACATTTACCTGCTATTAATGAAGGGCTGAGCTGTTGCCATGGGAAACGGAAGCAGCCAGACTTCTACATCAACCTGCACAGGCTAGCTAGCAACACTGCTTCAAGGGGCGTATACCGCAGTTGTTTTCCCTGGGGGGAGTTAAATGTCAGTGGCAGCAGCAAGAGCCCTGGCATGGAGGGCACAGGGCTCTGGGTCCTCACCCCTGTTGGGTCACCACCTGTTTGCTCACCCCCTGTTTGCTCACCTTGTTGAGGAGTCAATGAGCCCACCCTTCCTGAGCACTGTCGTTTGAGCACAGAACAACTCTCAAGATGCAGATGAACTCATCCTCGCTTCAGATACAAGGTCCAGTTAGCAGCCGCAGCACATGGAGCCATGAAATAATAATGAGAGCCTCTAACAGAATGGGCCACCCTGGGAGGATTGGGGGATATTGAAGATGCACATCACCAATGTGCCTCCACAGCTGGCGAACAGAAACCCACAGGCTGGCTGCTACTGCAAGTGTAGGGGGAATAAATGTGGCCTTCCTTGGGGGAAAGGCCTGGAGATGATGACCTTGGGAGCTGTCCCAGGGCTCCCCTTGGTCCCCACTTGCAGAGCCCTTGCCTTGTCTGACATCTTGCAATTTCCATTAAGCGAAACCAGCTCATTCTGACCTGCTCCTGTGCAGAAGCCAATGGCCTATGCACAACAAGCTCAGATACAGTCTGCAGACACCCTGGGGACAAGTAAACCCAAACGGACAGTCGCTCTACTTTCTGTGCTCCTCCAACCAGCTCGGCTAGGCCCCTGCGGGAACTGGTCTGAGCCCATCAGCCTCCCTCACTGTCTTCATGGCTTGTGTGAATCTCATATTAAAGGGAATCTGAACAAAGGGCAGCACAGAACAGGAAAACCAcagcaggcagggagaggggaggcctGTGTTCCAGCCTCTCCCCGAGACAGGCTGCCTGACCTCGGATAGGCCACTTCACCTCCCAGGACCGCCACTCCCTTGGGCCAGCTGAGTTCTAAGGTCCCCAGTAGCCCAACAGTCTCCGACATGAGAGCTGCGGAGAGCGGCAGGGCTGGCCCCGGGCGTTGGCATTCCAGGCTCGCTTCGAGACAGAGCATCAAAGCCCCGCACCTGTGAGTGCGACAAAAGGAGAATGgagggtttcttttccttttcatttttgctttcttccatttttttaagcTCTTGCAAACTTATAATTTGGTTGAGAACATATTGTTCTCTCAGGCTGCCAAAATAGCTCGAGCAGGAGCCGAGGCCTCCGTCTGAAGCGGAGCGAATTCCTCCTAACTTTGCTCTGATCGCTCTTGCCTTGGGAAAGCCAGCAGATGCCTTCCCTGTGAAAGCAACCTTCACACAAGAAAGGCAAGATTAATGAGAGCTACTGGGTGAACAGAATAGCATTTACAGAACAATTCAGGCCGTGGTTGTGCGTGCCAGCCACCACCGGGAGACTTGCTAAGGGGATTCATTCTTCAAAAGCAGGAGAATGGAGAGGTTCCACGGCGACTCCAGTGAGACGGTACTCACGCGGCAGTCTGCCCTGAGACGGAAATATTCCCACACCAGCAGCAAAAGACTTCCCTTCTGCTATTTCTATACCTAGGTAGGCCGTGGGGGGTAGAAGAGGGGGCCTTAAGGTATTCTCTCGTCACAACTGTTCATTCcaatttactaatatatttttttaaagcaattttagaaataagattaTTCTGAAAGTTTACTTACAGGTTTCTCTCAGGTTCTTCTGTGAGTGCAGAAATGCACTTCCCAAGGGCTGGGAGTCTTGATATATAGCAGGAAAAAAGGAACCAGAAGTGACAAGAGGGTCACATCGCCATGAATCAATCTCTTTGTTTCCCGTACAAAGTGACTAAGTCATTTAATATCGACAAAGGGTAAAACTGATACAAAGGAAGAGCATATTCATTTCTAGCATTTTCCTCAGAATAGATGTTCTAGAATCAATTCTAGAAAATAATGGAACATGCAGGAGTGAGCTGTGCAAGCCTGGACGGTCTCTCCCTCTTTTCCCACCCCGGCGATGGGGAAATGACAGGCCTTCGCCATCCCCACCCCCCGTCCACACTTGAAGAAGCCGATGGCATGAAAGAGCCACCTCTGCACGGAGGACCCCAGACAGGTCCAGTAATTGGCATCAGGTCTCTCCTTCCTGCAAGGGGCTTTCGTCTTAGAAGTTCAGCTTCCAGGTCAAAAGGACCAGCTTGTGTGTTTTCAGGGAATTAGGAAAGCCTCAAGACCTTGCTACAAAATGATTCTTTACTTTTTGATTGAGACCTATAATACCTCTGTAAGagcttttatcttttaaaaaaagggggggaggatCAGAATAGATCCTTGGGCTCCAGCTGGATCCACAGACTGCAGGACTCTGGAGGGCCCTTCGTGTGAGGAGCTGACTCAGTCCGGAAGGTGAAGAGGGCTGTTGGAGTGAGATGTTCTCATTTGAACGAGGACTAAAACGCAGCATGGGTGTCTGATTGTGAGTCCAGAAGCCGCACTGGTGGCCCCAAGAGAGAGAAGAGTCAGGAAGTAGAGAAGACGAGGCAGGCAGGATCCTGAGGAGGGGATAAAGGAGGTGGCCCAGGAAGTAGCCCTAGACTCTGGTGATCAGAAGATCATCGGTGCTTTTGGAAGAGCCATGTCAGTAGAGGGCAGGGGCCGGAGCCAGCCAGTGAGTTACCCTGTGGTGGTGCTGGGTGGAaatggagagggaggaggcagtggtGGGGATGCAGTGGTCTTGGTGTACGGAAGACCTGGGAAAACTTAGCACCTCAGCTCACTGAGGAGAATGGAGACAGGAGGAGAGAAGACGTCGGTGCTcttggaggagaaagggaggaaatctGAGCATAGCTTCAGCCCtcttggggaaggaggagatggagcCTCCTGCtcagagaaaggggagaggaaacagaggctgCTGGCTTGTGGAGAGCAAGTCTGTGAGCAGCTGCTAGAAGAAAGCACTGGGAAGAAGAAACTGATGATCTCCCAGTCCCTGGGGACCAGAAGCGGAGCCAGTGACGTGGTTTTGAGAGTCTCCAGCAATTCCCAAGCTTTGGAGGACAAGAAGATAGTCAACTGGGGTTAGATGTTGGAGACCCCCATAAGTGGGTGCAACTCAAAGTCGAGGGGCTGGGATGCAGGCAGATGAGATGCAGCTGGTGCTGCAAGATTTCTTCCTGTGCTCCTAGTGAACTGAGAGAATGGACAGGCTCTGCGCAGCTGAGAATGGTAACTGATCAGCGCGGATGTTCATTAATGACTTTGAAAGTCTGCAGTTAGAGAGCTGGACTCTTTGGCAGTATCTACCTGCACTTCTCAGATAAACAGCCCCAGAACAGCCATGGCTGAGGGATGAGCAGTAACCATACTGACTTTAACACCAGGGCCTAGTGGCCATCGGCCAATGATGTCAGGGCGAGCACCTGCAGGACGTCTCCGGGACTCTGCCTCAGTGGCCAGCAAGTAGTCACCCCTGAAATTACTGTATGACCCTCGGGTTAGAAGCATCTTCCACTTTCTCCGGCCATCAAGGAATCTCTGTCCTGCAGAGGTGACTGTAGATTTGATGTCATAGAAGTGCAGACAATACCAGGCTCACTTCAGACCCGTGATTCTTCCagcccagggaaggggagagTGTTTTGTGAGGCTGCACCTGACATAGACAAAGGTTGTCACTTTGtccatttaatagtttttaatccCTTACAAACTGCAACAGTCTTTCCTGAATAACCTATTAGAGGTCATACGAATCGTACGTTGAATGAACAATGCGAAGATTCTGTCCTGCGAGTCCAGTTGTGCCATCTCTACCATAAAGCTCTCTCCTTTTCGTTTCAGAGCGACATTCCCAGGTGAGTTTTTCTGCAATCATCAGTTCTCTCCTTCACGGTGACAGATCTGACTATTTCTGCTGTTTCAGTGATGAAGCCTTCCAGGGTTTTGCGCTCGCTTCTGTACTGAAGCTGCTTTCCCGCCTTGGTGTTTTTGTCCCCCTGGGGTGGGAGAAGCTCCATCCGCTTTTTCTCCTGCCCAAGTCCATTTTTCAAGCATAGCCATCCCCAGGCCCTGTGCATGGTCTCCAGTGTCCCCTGATGAAACAGGTGTGATTGCAGAAGCTCACGTCTGGTTGTTAAGACAGGTGCACACGTAAGGCAGTGCAGACAGGGGGACAAGGAAGTTACATAGAAAGGTCTGAGGAGCCATCTCAGGGACCGAGGGTGCAGTAAGGGAGAGCCTGAGAGAGATGAGAGGGCCAGGACAGTTCACTGGTTGGAGATGGGACACGAGCACAGCCACAGAGCCTGGTGAACACCAGTGTGGCCTCAGTGGGAGCTCACCTGGCAGCCCACACCCTCCTTGCAGTCAGAGCACGGACTTGAGACTCAGCGCTGGCTAGTGGGACCCGGGAAGTCTGTGGGGAGCTTGTGGGAGAGTTTTCCTCTCTCTTAAAAACACATGCATAGCAAGGAACATGCTCATCTGTTCTAGACGTGCTCTGCCCGCGTGTGTGACTTCCGCACAGCTGCAACCCTTCTTGTAACATAAGGGGGACAGAGCTGGAAGATGGGAAGCATGTCGGTCCTCGATGGCATCTTTAGCCACTGAACCAACCCTTGATCCTCTTTGCCCCCAGACGCCTGATATGAGAGACAATAAATACCCcaattgtttaagccactttaaaaaaaaaaaattgactttatttttagagcagttttaggttcacagagaAATTAGGCAGAAAGTACAGGGAGTTCCCGTATCACCCCTGTCCCCACAcacgcacagcctcccccattctCAACATCCCCCAGCAGAGTGGGGCATGTGTTACAGtagatgaacctacattgacactaatcacccaaagtccacagcttacattagggttcactcttggtgttgcacattctGTGCGTTTGGACAAATGTACAGTGACATGTACCCtccattatagtatcacacagcgcagtttcactgccctacaaagcctctgtgctccacctattcatgcCTTCCTCCCCactaacccctggcaactactgatctttttactgtctccatagttttgccttttccagaatgtcatatagttggaaccacacagtatgtagtcttttcagattggcttctttctcttagaaatacgcatttaaatttcctccatgtcttttcatccTCAAGCCActtttaaataccattttattaAGGC contains these protein-coding regions:
- the DCSTAMP gene encoding dendritic cell-specific transmembrane protein, with product MGVRTLGAAVFLSLWETYVCPRSPGWMDFIQHWGVCCCVAFISSGLISAAFCWFLSPVTALTTSWIIMCVLLCCSKHARCFILLVFLSCGLREGRNALITAGTGIVIFGHVENIFHNFKGLLDSMTCNLRAKSFSIHFPLLKKYIEAIQWIYGLATPLNLFDDLVSWNQTLAVSLFSPSHVLEAQLNDTKGEVLHILYQMTTATEVVSSLGRKLLGLTGLLLVLLGTGLFMKRFLGAGGWKYENIYITRQFVQFDERERHQQRPCVLPLNKKERRKFISGFQS